From a single Callithrix jacchus isolate 240 chromosome 5, calJac240_pri, whole genome shotgun sequence genomic region:
- the ARL16 gene encoding ADP-ribosylation factor-like protein 16 isoform X1, with protein sequence MCLLLGATGVGKTLLVKRLQEVSSGDGKGDLGEPPPTRPTVGTNLTDILAQRKITIRELGGCMGPIWSSYYGNCRSLLFMMDASNPTQLSASCVQLLGLLSAEQLAEASVLILFNKIDLPCYMSTEEMKSLIRLPDIIACAKQDITMAEISARKGTGLAGVLGWLQATHRGND encoded by the exons ATGTGTCTCTTGCTGGGAGCCACGGGGGTCGGAAAGACGCTGCTGGTGAAACGGCTGCAGGA AGTGAGCTCCGGGGATGGGAAGGGCGACCTGGGGGAGCCGCCCCCGACACGGCCCACG GTGGGCACCAATCTTACTGACATCTTGGCACAGAGAAAGATCACCATCCGGGAGCTGGGGGGGTGCATGGGCCCCATCTGGTCCAGTTACTATGGAAACTGCCGTTCTCTTCTG ttcaTGATGGATGCCTCTAACCCCACCCAACTCTCTGCATCCTGTGTGCAGCTCTTAGGTCTCCTTTCTGCAGAACAACTTGCAGAAGCATCAGTGCTGATACTCTTCAATAAAAT CGACCTACCCTGTTACATGTCCACGGAGGAGATGAAATCGTTAATCAGGCTTCCAGATATCATTGCTTGTGCCAAGCAGGACATCACCATGGCAGAAATCAGTGCCCGGAAAGGCACTGGCTTGGCAGGGGTGCTAGGCTGGCTCCAGGCCACCCACAGAGGCAATGATTGA
- the ARL16 gene encoding ADP-ribosylation factor-like protein 16 isoform X2, giving the protein MGPIWSSYYGNCRSLLFMMDASNPTQLSASCVQLLGLLSAEQLAEASVLILFNKIDLPCYMSTEEMKSLIRLPDIIACAKQDITMAEISARKGTGLAGVLGWLQATHRGND; this is encoded by the exons ATGGGCCCCATCTGGTCCAGTTACTATGGAAACTGCCGTTCTCTTCTG ttcaTGATGGATGCCTCTAACCCCACCCAACTCTCTGCATCCTGTGTGCAGCTCTTAGGTCTCCTTTCTGCAGAACAACTTGCAGAAGCATCAGTGCTGATACTCTTCAATAAAAT CGACCTACCCTGTTACATGTCCACGGAGGAGATGAAATCGTTAATCAGGCTTCCAGATATCATTGCTTGTGCCAAGCAGGACATCACCATGGCAGAAATCAGTGCCCGGAAAGGCACTGGCTTGGCAGGGGTGCTAGGCTGGCTCCAGGCCACCCACAGAGGCAATGATTGA